A part of Aegilops tauschii subsp. strangulata cultivar AL8/78 chromosome 2, Aet v6.0, whole genome shotgun sequence genomic DNA contains:
- the LOC141041213 gene encoding uncharacterized protein gives MGFIKEFMEVQARGNTKLHVIHTNDLHKAATTIKQYERHLEFERHKIVGVDVKYTNDVGEDQKPALVQLSVGKDHPVLLFQLSAADKNCTRFNNFLADPRYTFAGFSIDGDIEMLGRVGLEIAHFVDIQKEWRVPTATKPLDSLGDVSCILLHDYYNNMKKKLTNAEHQRWARMPLSMRHIEYAAKDAYAAYEIWSRLTIIQEGLRRAKLKKEQTRKRARSWADYDY, from the coding sequence ATGGGATTCATCAAGGAATTCATGGAGGTGCAGGCCCGCGGCAACACCAAGTTGCACGTGATCCACACCAACGACTTGCACAAGGCGGCGACCACCATCAAGCAGTACGAGCGACACCTCGAATTCGAGCGCCACAAGATCGTCGGAGTTGATGTGAAGTACACCAACGACGTTGGCGAAGATCAGAAACCAGCCCTCGTCCAGCTCTCCGTCGGCAAGGATCATCCGGTGTTGCTCTTCCAACTGAGCGCTGCCGACAAGAACTGCACCAGGTTCAACAACTTCCTCGCCGACCCTAGATACACGTTTGCTGGCTTCTCCATCGACGGCGACATAGAGATGCTCGGGCGCGTCGGACTAGAGATCGCCCACTTCGTCGACATCCAGAAGGAATGGAGGGTGCCTACAGCTACCAAGCCTCTGGACTCCCTTGGGGATGTCTCATGCATCCTTCTCCACGACTACTACAACAACATGAAGAAGAAGCTCACCAACGCAGAGCACCAGCGATGGGCGCGCATGCCCCTGTCCATGAGGCACATCGAGTACGCGGCAAAAGATGCTTACGCTGCGTACGAGATATGGAGCCGCCTCACCATCATCCAGGAAGGCCTCCGCCGGGCAAAACTCAAGAAGGAGCAGACCAGGAAGCGCGCAAGGTCCTGGGCCGACTACGACTACTGA
- the LOC141041214 gene encoding uncharacterized protein: MGFTREFMEGQAHGNTKLHVIHTNDLHKAATTIEQYERHLQFERHKIVGVDLSVGKCHPVLLFQLSAADKNCTKFDNFLADPRYTFVGFSIDGDIEMLSRVGLEIAHFVDIQKEWRVPTATKPLDSLGDVSGILVHDVELTNAERSRWACMPLSMRHIEYAAKDAYAAYEIWSRLTIIQEGLRWAKLDKEQTRKRTRSCGDYDY, translated from the exons ATGGGATTCACTAGGGAATTCATGGAGGGGCAGGCCCACGGCAACACAAAGTTGCACGTGATCCACACCAACGACTTGCACAAGGCGGCGACCACCATTGAGCAGTACGAGAGACATCTCCAGTTCGAGCGCCACAAGATCGTCGGAGTTGAT CTCTCCGTCGGCAAGTGTCATCCGGTGCTGCTCTTCCAACTGAGCGCGGCCGACAAGAACTGCACCAAGTTCGACAACTTCCTCGCGGACCCCAGGTACACGTTTGTTGGCTTCTCCATCGACGGCGACATAGAGATGCTCAGCCGCGTCGGACTGGAGATCGCCCACTTCGTCGACATCCAGAAGGAATGGAGGGTGCCTACAGCTACCAAGCCTCTGGACTCCCTTGGGGACGTCTCAGGCATCCTTGTCCACGACGTAGAGCTCACCAACGCAGAACGCAGCCGCTGGGCGTGCATGCCCCTGTCCATGAGGCACATCGAGTACGCGGCAAAGGACGCTTACGCTGCGTACGAGATATGGAGTCGCCTCACCATCATCCAGGAAGGGCTTCGCTGGGCAAAACTCGACAAGGAGCAGACCAGGAAGCGCACTAGGTCCTGTGGCGACTACGACTACTGA